From Pseudomonas hefeiensis, one genomic window encodes:
- the glmM gene encoding phosphoglucosamine mutase — protein sequence MSKKYFGTDGIRGRVGEYPITPDFMLKLGWAAGMAFRKMGACKVLVGKDTRISGYMFESALEAGLTSAGADVMLLGPMPTPAIAYLTRTFQAQAGIVISASHNPHDDNGIKFFSGQGTKLPDDIELMIEELLDTPMTVVESSKIGKVSRINDASGRYIEFCKGSVPTGTSFSGLKIVVDCAHGATYKVAPSVFRELGAEVVVLSAQPNGLNINDNCGSTHTEALQAAVLAEQADLGIAFDGDGDRVLMVDHTGTVVDGDELLFIIARDLHGRGKLQGGVVGTLMSNLGLELALADLDIPFVRANVGDRYVISELLERNWVIGGENSGHIVCFDHTTTGDAIIAALQVLMALKARNEGLAQSRQALRKCPQVLINVRFGGGVNPLEHAKVKQAGERVTQAMAGRGRVLLRKSGTEPLVRVMVEGEDEAQVRGYAEELAKLVTEVSA from the coding sequence ATGAGCAAGAAATACTTTGGCACCGACGGTATTCGTGGTCGGGTCGGCGAATACCCCATTACCCCTGATTTCATGCTCAAGCTCGGTTGGGCTGCCGGTATGGCGTTCCGCAAGATGGGTGCCTGCAAAGTGCTGGTTGGCAAGGACACGCGAATTTCCGGCTACATGTTCGAATCGGCGCTTGAGGCTGGCCTGACCTCGGCGGGCGCCGATGTGATGCTGTTGGGGCCGATGCCGACGCCGGCTATTGCCTACCTGACGCGTACGTTCCAGGCCCAGGCAGGCATCGTGATCAGTGCTTCGCACAACCCGCATGATGACAACGGCATTAAGTTCTTCTCCGGCCAGGGCACCAAGCTGCCGGATGATATCGAGCTGATGATCGAAGAGCTGCTGGACACGCCGATGACTGTGGTTGAGTCGAGCAAGATCGGCAAAGTGTCGCGGATCAACGATGCGTCGGGTCGTTACATCGAGTTCTGCAAAGGCAGTGTGCCGACCGGCACCAGTTTTTCTGGCCTGAAAATCGTCGTCGATTGCGCCCACGGGGCAACCTATAAGGTCGCGCCGAGCGTCTTTCGCGAGCTGGGCGCCGAGGTGGTGGTGCTTTCCGCGCAGCCTAACGGTCTGAACATCAATGACAACTGTGGCTCCACCCATACCGAGGCGTTGCAGGCTGCGGTGCTGGCCGAGCAGGCCGATCTCGGGATCGCTTTCGATGGCGACGGTGATCGGGTCCTGATGGTTGATCATACCGGTACGGTCGTCGATGGTGACGAGCTGCTGTTCATCATTGCTCGCGACCTGCATGGGCGTGGCAAGCTGCAGGGCGGCGTGGTCGGTACGTTGATGAGCAACCTCGGCCTCGAACTGGCCCTGGCGGACCTGGATATCCCGTTCGTGCGAGCCAATGTGGGCGACCGCTACGTGATTTCGGAGCTGCTGGAGCGCAACTGGGTGATCGGGGGCGAGAACTCCGGTCACATCGTGTGCTTCGACCATACCACCACGGGTGATGCGATCATTGCGGCCCTGCAAGTGCTGATGGCGCTCAAGGCGCGTAACGAAGGGCTCGCACAGTCGCGCCAGGCATTGCGCAAATGCCCGCAAGTGTTGATCAACGTGCGTTTCGGTGGCGGTGTGAATCCTCTCGAGCATGCGAAGGTCAAGCAGGCCGGCGAGCGTGTAACGCAGGCTATGGCCGGGCGTGGGCGCGTGCTACTGCGCAAGTCGGGTACCGAGCCGTTGGTGCGGGTCATGGTCGAAGGCGAGGATGAAGCACAGGTCCGCGGTTATGCTGAAGAGCTGGCGAAGCTTGTTACTGAAGTTTCTGCCTGA
- the rimP gene encoding ribosome maturation factor RimP, with protein sequence MSSKLEQLQALLAPVVVALGYECWGIEFSAQGRHSLLRVYIDKEGGVLVDDCAIVSRQISGVLDVEDPITSEYTLEVSSPGMERPLFSLEQFASFAGEQVKIKLRSPFEGRRNFQGLLRGVEEQDVVVQVEDHEFLLPIDMIDKANIIPSFD encoded by the coding sequence GTGTCGAGCAAGCTAGAACAGTTGCAGGCCTTGTTGGCCCCGGTGGTCGTGGCCCTTGGCTATGAATGCTGGGGTATTGAGTTTTCGGCTCAAGGTCGCCACTCACTGTTGCGCGTTTATATCGATAAGGAAGGCGGCGTATTGGTGGATGACTGCGCCATCGTCAGCCGTCAGATCAGCGGTGTATTGGATGTCGAAGATCCAATCACCTCCGAATACACCCTTGAAGTTTCCTCGCCTGGCATGGAACGCCCTCTGTTCTCCCTTGAACAGTTCGCTTCGTTTGCCGGTGAACAAGTGAAGATCAAGCTGCGCTCGCCTTTCGAAGGTCGACGCAACTTTCAAGGCCTTCTGCGCGGTGTAGAAGAGCAGGACGTCGTGGTGCAGGTAGAAGACCATGAGTTCCTGTTGCCGATCGATATGATCGACAAGGCCAACATTATTCCCAGTTTTGACTGA
- the infB gene encoding translation initiation factor IF-2 produces MTQVTVKQLADEVKTPVERLLQQMREAGLPHTAAEEHVTDSEKQSLLTHLKSSHKAKVEEPRKITLQRKTTSTLRVAGSKSISVEVRKKKVFVQRSPEEIEAERKRELEERRAVENAARQKAEEEAKRRAEEEARRQPAAAQSAPAEAVAAPAPAAEPVRESAPVQAPAPAPAADTRKRDEQRRPDKPRADDNRRGSGDGERKNAPHRASVKEKAPAPRVAPRTTDEESDGFRRGGRGKAKLKKRNAHGFQSPTGPVVREVKIGETITVGDLAQQMSVKAAEIIKFMFKLGTPATINQVLDQETAQLVAEELGHKVTLVSDTALEDSLAESLKFEGEAVSRAPVVTVMGHVDHGKTSLLDYIRRAKVAAGEAGGITQHIGAYHVETDRGMVTFLDTPGHAAFTAMRARGAKATDIVILVVAADDGVMPQTIEAVQHAKAAGVPLVVAVNKIDKPGADLDRIRSELSVHGVTSEEWGGDTPFVPVSAKMGTGVDELLEAVLLQAEVLELTATPSAPGRGVVVESRLDKGRGPVATVLVQDGTLRQGDMVLVGSNYGRVRAMLDENGKPIKEAGPAIPVEILGLDGTPDAGDEMSVVADEKKAREVALFRQGKFREVKLARAHAGKLENIFENMGQEEKKTLNIVLKSDVRGSLEALNGALNGLGNDEVQVRVVGGGVGGITESDANLALASNAVLFGFNVRADAGARKIVEQEGLDMRYYNVIYDIIEDVKKALTGMLGSDVRENILGTAEVRDVFRSPKFGAIAGCMVIEGVVHRNRPIRVLREDIVIFEGELESLRRFKDDASEVRAGMECGIGVKSYNDVKVGDKIEVFEKVQVARSL; encoded by the coding sequence ATGACGCAAGTCACGGTGAAACAACTGGCCGATGAGGTCAAAACACCGGTAGAGCGCCTGTTGCAGCAGATGCGTGAGGCAGGTCTGCCGCACACCGCCGCCGAGGAACATGTGACCGACAGTGAGAAGCAGTCTCTGCTGACTCACTTGAAGAGCAGTCACAAGGCGAAAGTGGAAGAACCGCGCAAGATCACTCTGCAGCGTAAAACCACCAGCACCCTGCGTGTTGCCGGTAGCAAAAGCATCAGCGTTGAAGTACGCAAGAAGAAAGTCTTCGTACAGCGCAGCCCGGAAGAAATCGAAGCCGAGCGCAAACGCGAACTGGAAGAACGTCGCGCAGTAGAAAATGCTGCACGTCAGAAGGCTGAAGAAGAAGCCAAGCGTCGCGCCGAAGAAGAAGCGCGTCGCCAGCCTGCTGCTGCGCAATCCGCTCCGGCCGAAGCCGTTGCGGCTCCAGCCCCGGCAGCCGAGCCAGTGCGTGAAAGCGCGCCGGTCCAGGCGCCAGCTCCAGCACCTGCGGCCGATACTCGCAAGCGCGACGAACAGCGCCGTCCGGACAAGCCACGTGCCGACGACAACCGTCGGGGCAGTGGCGATGGCGAGCGCAAAAACGCTCCTCATCGTGCTTCGGTCAAGGAAAAGGCACCAGCGCCACGCGTTGCGCCACGTACCACCGACGAAGAAAGCGATGGCTTCCGTCGTGGCGGTCGCGGCAAGGCCAAGCTGAAGAAACGCAACGCCCACGGTTTCCAGAGCCCTACCGGCCCTGTCGTGCGTGAAGTGAAGATCGGCGAGACCATCACTGTGGGCGATCTGGCCCAGCAGATGTCGGTCAAGGCAGCTGAAATCATCAAGTTCATGTTCAAGCTGGGTACGCCGGCCACCATCAACCAGGTACTGGATCAGGAAACTGCCCAACTGGTTGCTGAAGAGCTGGGCCACAAAGTGACCCTGGTCAGCGACACTGCCCTGGAAGATTCCCTGGCCGAGTCCCTGAAGTTTGAAGGTGAGGCGGTTTCCCGTGCACCGGTCGTGACCGTAATGGGCCACGTCGACCACGGTAAAACTTCCCTGCTCGACTATATCCGTCGTGCGAAGGTTGCGGCAGGCGAGGCGGGTGGTATTACCCAGCACATCGGCGCCTACCACGTTGAAACCGACCGCGGCATGGTGACGTTCCTCGACACCCCGGGTCACGCTGCGTTTACCGCAATGCGTGCCCGTGGTGCCAAAGCGACCGACATCGTGATCCTGGTGGTCGCGGCGGACGACGGCGTGATGCCACAAACCATCGAAGCCGTTCAGCATGCCAAGGCAGCTGGCGTACCTCTGGTGGTTGCGGTGAACAAGATCGACAAGCCGGGCGCCGATCTCGATCGCATCCGTAGCGAACTGTCGGTTCACGGCGTGACTTCCGAAGAGTGGGGTGGCGACACTCCATTCGTACCGGTCTCTGCGAAGATGGGTACCGGCGTTGACGAACTGCTCGAAGCCGTTCTGTTGCAAGCCGAGGTTCTGGAACTGACCGCTACACCTTCGGCCCCTGGCCGTGGTGTGGTTGTTGAGTCCCGTCTCGACAAGGGCCGTGGCCCGGTTGCGACCGTTCTGGTTCAGGACGGTACCCTGCGCCAGGGCGACATGGTGCTGGTCGGTTCGAACTATGGCCGCGTGCGCGCCATGCTCGACGAGAACGGCAAGCCCATCAAGGAAGCCGGTCCTGCTATCCCGGTCGAGATCCTCGGCCTGGACGGCACCCCGGATGCTGGCGACGAGATGAGCGTTGTGGCTGACGAGAAGAAGGCCCGCGAAGTGGCTCTGTTCCGTCAGGGCAAGTTCCGCGAAGTCAAACTGGCTCGCGCTCACGCTGGCAAGCTGGAAAACATCTTCGAGAACATGGGTCAGGAAGAGAAGAAGACGCTCAACATCGTCCTCAAATCCGACGTCCGTGGCTCGCTGGAAGCGTTGAACGGCGCCTTGAACGGCCTGGGTAACGACGAAGTGCAAGTGCGTGTGGTCGGTGGCGGTGTCGGTGGTATCACCGAATCCGATGCCAACCTGGCCCTGGCCTCCAACGCTGTACTGTTTGGCTTCAACGTGCGTGCCGATGCCGGCGCTCGCAAGATCGTCGAGCAGGAAGGCCTGGATATGCGTTACTACAACGTGATCTACGACATCATCGAAGACGTCAAGAAAGCCCTCACCGGTATGCTGGGCAGCGATGTTCGCGAGAACATCCTGGGTACCGCTGAAGTGCGTGACGTGTTCCGTTCGCCGAAGTTTGGCGCGATCGCCGGTTGCATGGTGATCGAGGGTGTTGTTCACCGTAACCGTCCAATCCGTGTACTGCGCGAAGACATCGTTATCTTCGAAGGCGAGCTGGAATCCCTGCGCCGCTTCAAGGATGACGCTTCGGAAGTCCGTGCCGGCATGGAATGCGGTATTGGCGTCAAGAGCTACAACGACGTCAAAGTCGGCGACAAGATCGAAGTCTTCGAGAAGGTCCAGGTTGCTCGCAGCCTCTGA
- the pnp gene encoding polyribonucleotide nucleotidyltransferase, protein MNPVIKKFQFGQSTVTLETGRIARQASGAVLVTVDDDVSVLVTVVGAKQADPGKGFFPLSVHYQEKTYAAGKIPGGFFKREGRPSEKETLTSRLIDRPIRPLFPEGFMNEVQVVCTVVSTSKKTDPDIAAMIGTSAALAISGIPFDGPIGAARVAFHESTGYLLNPTYEQLKASSLDMVVAGTSEAVLMVESEAKELTEDQMLGAVLFAHDEFQVVINAVKELAAEAAKPTWTWAPQAEATELLGAIRAEFGEAISQAYTITVKADRYARLGELKDQVVAKLSGEEGQPSASDVKAAFGEIEYRTVRENIVNGKPRIDGRDTRTVRPLNIEVGVLPKTHGSALFTRGETQALVVATLGTARDAQLLDTLEGEKKDPFMLHYNFPPFSVGECGRMGGAGRREIGHGRLARRSVQAMLPAADVFPYTIRVVSEITESNGSSSMASVCGASLALMDAGVPMKAPVAGIAMGLVKEGEKFAVLTDILGDEDHLGDMDFKVAGTAKGVTALQMDIKIKGITEEIMEIALGQALEARLNILGQMNQIIGQSRTELSENAPTMIAMKIDTDKIRDVIGKGGATIRAICEETKASIDIEDDGSIKIFGETKEAAEAARQRVLGITAEAEIGKIYVGKVERIVDFGAFVNILPGKDGLVHISMLSDARVEKVTDILKEGQEVEVLVLDVDNRGRIKLSIKDVAAAKASGV, encoded by the coding sequence GTGAACCCGGTAATCAAAAAATTCCAGTTCGGTCAGTCGACCGTTACCCTCGAGACTGGCCGTATCGCCCGTCAGGCCTCCGGCGCAGTGCTGGTCACCGTTGACGACGACGTCAGCGTATTGGTGACCGTTGTCGGTGCCAAGCAAGCCGATCCAGGCAAGGGCTTCTTCCCTCTGTCTGTCCACTACCAGGAAAAGACTTACGCTGCCGGTAAGATCCCTGGCGGTTTCTTCAAGCGCGAAGGCCGTCCTTCCGAGAAGGAAACCCTGACTTCCCGACTGATCGACCGTCCGATCCGTCCGCTTTTCCCTGAAGGTTTCATGAACGAAGTGCAGGTTGTCTGCACCGTCGTTTCCACCAGCAAGAAGACCGATCCGGACATCGCTGCGATGATCGGTACTTCGGCTGCACTGGCAATCTCCGGCATCCCTTTCGATGGCCCAATCGGCGCTGCCCGCGTTGCGTTCCACGAAAGCACCGGCTACCTGCTGAACCCGACCTACGAGCAACTGAAAGCTTCGAGCCTGGACATGGTCGTGGCCGGTACCTCCGAAGCCGTGCTGATGGTTGAATCCGAAGCCAAAGAGCTGACCGAAGACCAGATGCTGGGCGCCGTACTGTTCGCCCACGACGAGTTCCAGGTGGTGATCAACGCCGTCAAGGAACTGGCCGCCGAAGCCGCCAAGCCAACCTGGACCTGGGCTCCGCAAGCCGAAGCCACCGAACTGCTGGGCGCGATCCGTGCCGAATTCGGCGAAGCGATCTCCCAGGCTTACACCATCACCGTCAAGGCCGATCGTTATGCGCGCCTGGGCGAGCTGAAAGACCAGGTGGTTGCCAAGCTGTCCGGTGAAGAAGGCCAGCCATCGGCCAGCGACGTCAAAGCCGCTTTCGGTGAAATCGAATACCGCACCGTTCGCGAAAACATCGTCAACGGCAAGCCGCGTATCGACGGTCGCGACACTCGCACCGTGCGTCCTCTGAACATTGAAGTCGGCGTCCTGCCAAAGACCCACGGTTCGGCGCTGTTCACCCGTGGCGAAACCCAGGCCCTGGTCGTTGCCACACTGGGCACCGCCCGTGACGCGCAACTGCTGGACACCCTGGAAGGCGAGAAAAAAGACCCGTTCATGCTGCACTACAACTTCCCTCCGTTCTCGGTGGGCGAGTGTGGTCGCATGGGTGGCGCCGGTCGTCGCGAAATCGGTCACGGCCGTCTGGCCCGTCGTTCGGTCCAGGCCATGCTGCCAGCCGCTGACGTGTTCCCGTACACCATTCGCGTGGTATCGGAAATCACCGAGTCCAACGGTTCGAGCTCCATGGCTTCGGTCTGCGGCGCTTCCCTGGCCCTGATGGACGCCGGTGTGCCGATGAAGGCTCCGGTTGCCGGTATCGCCATGGGTCTGGTGAAAGAAGGCGAGAAGTTCGCCGTCCTGACCGACATCCTGGGTGACGAAGACCACCTGGGTGACATGGACTTCAAAGTGGCCGGTACCGCCAAAGGCGTTACCGCACTGCAGATGGACATCAAGATCAAGGGCATCACCGAAGAGATCATGGAGATCGCCCTGGGCCAAGCCCTGGAAGCGCGCCTGAACATCCTCGGCCAGATGAACCAGATCATTGGTCAGTCGCGTACCGAGTTGTCGGAAAACGCTCCGACCATGATCGCGATGAAAATCGACACCGACAAAATCCGTGATGTCATCGGTAAAGGCGGCGCGACCATCCGTGCGATCTGTGAAGAAACCAAGGCTTCGATCGACATCGAAGACGACGGTTCGATCAAGATCTTCGGCGAAACCAAGGAAGCGGCAGAAGCAGCACGTCAGCGCGTCCTGGGCATCACCGCAGAAGCCGAGATCGGCAAGATCTATGTGGGCAAGGTTGAGCGCATCGTCGACTTCGGCGCCTTCGTCAACATCCTGCCGGGCAAGGACGGTCTGGTTCACATCTCCATGCTGAGCGATGCTCGCGTCGAGAAAGTGACCGACATCCTCAAAGAAGGTCAGGAAGTGGAAGTGCTGGTACTGGACGTGGACAACCGCGGCCGTATCAAGCTGTCCATCAAGGACGTAGCAGCAGCCAAGGCGTCGGGCGTTTAA
- the tpiA gene encoding triose-phosphate isomerase yields MRRPMVAGNWKMHGTRASVAELIKGLRHLALSSGVDVAVFPPCLYINQVVDGLKGKSIAVGAQNSAVESMQGALTGEIAPSQLVDAGCSLVLVGHSERRMIMGEQDKALIRKFAAAQGSGLIPVLCVGETLEQREAGKTLEVVGRQLGSIIEDLGVGAFAKAVIAYEPVWAIGTGLTASPQQAQDVHAAIRAQLAAENSEVARGVRLLYGGSVKAANAVELFGMPDIDGGLIGGASLNADEFGAICRAAGN; encoded by the coding sequence ATGCGTCGCCCTATGGTAGCTGGTAACTGGAAGATGCACGGTACCCGCGCCAGCGTCGCTGAGCTGATCAAAGGCCTTCGTCATCTGGCCTTGTCAAGCGGTGTTGACGTCGCGGTATTCCCGCCTTGCCTGTATATCAATCAAGTGGTTGATGGCTTGAAAGGCAAGTCGATTGCGGTTGGTGCACAGAATTCCGCGGTGGAATCCATGCAGGGCGCATTGACTGGTGAAATCGCGCCGAGTCAGCTGGTGGATGCAGGCTGTTCCCTGGTCTTGGTCGGGCACTCTGAGCGTCGCATGATCATGGGTGAGCAGGACAAGGCTCTGATTCGCAAGTTTGCTGCGGCTCAGGGCAGTGGTCTGATTCCGGTGTTGTGCGTAGGGGAAACCCTTGAACAGCGTGAGGCCGGGAAGACCCTTGAGGTTGTCGGGCGTCAGCTGGGCAGTATCATTGAGGATCTGGGTGTCGGTGCTTTTGCAAAGGCAGTCATAGCTTACGAGCCGGTCTGGGCCATTGGCACCGGGCTGACTGCTTCGCCGCAACAGGCGCAGGATGTGCACGCCGCCATCCGCGCGCAGTTGGCGGCAGAGAATTCTGAGGTGGCACGAGGTGTGCGACTTCTATACGGCGGCAGCGTGAAGGCGGCCAATGCGGTCGAACTGTTCGGCATGCCGGATATCGATGGGGGGCTCATTGGTGGAGCGTCCCTGAATGCAGATGAGTTCGGTGCGATCTGTCGCGCCGCGGGAAACTGA
- the secG gene encoding preprotein translocase subunit SecG → MLETVVVVFHLLGALGVVALVLLQQGKGADAGASFGAGASNTVFGSQGSSTFLSKLTAILAAGFFITSLGLGYFAKEKAQELTQVGLPNPAVLEVPKQQPASDDVPVLQEQQSANPATDVPPAQEQK, encoded by the coding sequence ATGCTGGAAACAGTCGTAGTCGTTTTTCATCTGCTGGGTGCATTGGGTGTAGTTGCCCTGGTATTGCTGCAGCAGGGTAAAGGTGCGGATGCTGGTGCGTCTTTCGGTGCAGGTGCTTCAAATACTGTGTTCGGAAGCCAAGGTTCCTCTACCTTTCTTAGTAAACTTACTGCTATACTCGCCGCCGGTTTCTTCATAACCAGCTTGGGGTTAGGTTACTTTGCTAAAGAGAAGGCTCAAGAGCTGACTCAAGTAGGTTTACCAAACCCGGCAGTGTTGGAAGTGCCAAAGCAACAGCCGGCTTCTGATGATGTTCCGGTGCTTCAAGAGCAACAGTCGGCCAATCCGGCGACTGACGTACCTCCAGCTCAAGAGCAGAAGTAA
- the rbfA gene encoding 30S ribosome-binding factor RbfA, with product MAKEYSRTQRIGDQMQRELAQLIRREVKDPRVGLVTITAVEVSRDVGHAKIFITVMGQDSAEEIAQSIKVLNSAAGFLRMQLAREMKLRSVPQLHFHYDESVVRGAHLSALIERAVAEDSQHPVAAEPEDTKE from the coding sequence ATGGCAAAAGAATATAGCCGTACCCAACGAATTGGCGATCAGATGCAGCGCGAGCTGGCCCAACTGATCCGTCGCGAAGTCAAAGACCCGCGCGTCGGCCTGGTCACCATTACCGCAGTGGAAGTCAGCCGTGACGTCGGTCATGCGAAGATTTTCATCACCGTGATGGGCCAGGACAGCGCCGAAGAAATCGCCCAAAGCATCAAGGTGCTCAACTCGGCTGCCGGTTTCCTGCGTATGCAGCTGGCCCGGGAGATGAAGTTGCGCAGCGTTCCACAGTTGCACTTCCATTACGACGAAAGCGTCGTGCGGGGTGCGCATCTGTCGGCACTGATCGAACGCGCCGTGGCTGAAGACAGCCAGCACCCGGTTGCGGCTGAACCCGAAGACACCAAGGAGTAA
- the truB gene encoding tRNA pseudouridine(55) synthase TruB: MAQVKRIRRNVSGIILLDKPLGFTSNAALQKVRWLLNAEKAGHTGSLDPLATGVLPLCFGEATKFSQYLLDSDKGYETLAQLGKTTTTADAEGEILLERPVTVGQADIEAVLPAFRGQISQIPPMYSALKRDGQPLYKLARAGEVVEREPRSVTIARLELLAFDGNTARLAVDCSKGTYIRTLVEDIGEQLGCGAYVAELRRTQAGPFTLAQTVTLEELEAVHAEGGNEAVDRFLMPSDSGLLDWPLLQFSEHSAFYWLNGQPVRAPDAPKFGMVRVQDHNGRFIGIGEVSEDGRIAPRRLIRSE; this comes from the coding sequence GTGGCTCAGGTCAAACGTATCCGCCGTAACGTCAGCGGCATCATCCTGCTCGACAAACCGCTGGGGTTCACCTCCAACGCGGCGTTGCAGAAGGTGCGCTGGCTGCTCAATGCCGAGAAAGCCGGGCACACCGGCAGTCTCGATCCGCTGGCCACCGGCGTGCTACCGCTGTGCTTTGGCGAGGCGACCAAGTTCTCTCAGTATTTGCTCGATTCCGACAAGGGTTATGAAACCCTGGCGCAACTGGGCAAGACCACTACCACGGCGGACGCCGAAGGTGAGATTTTGCTGGAGCGGCCGGTGACCGTTGGTCAGGCTGATATCGAGGCTGTGCTGCCGGCTTTTCGCGGACAAATCAGCCAGATACCGCCGATGTACTCTGCTCTCAAGCGTGATGGCCAGCCGTTATACAAGCTGGCCCGTGCAGGCGAAGTAGTGGAGCGTGAACCGCGTTCTGTTACTATTGCGCGCTTGGAATTGCTGGCCTTTGACGGTAATACTGCGCGGCTTGCTGTCGATTGCAGCAAAGGCACCTATATCCGGACCCTGGTGGAGGATATTGGTGAACAGCTCGGCTGTGGCGCGTACGTGGCAGAATTGCGACGGACCCAGGCCGGGCCTTTCACGTTGGCCCAGACGGTCACGCTGGAAGAACTCGAAGCGGTACATGCCGAGGGCGGCAACGAAGCGGTCGACCGTTTCCTGATGCCATCGGACAGCGGCCTGCTGGATTGGCCGCTGTTGCAGTTCTCCGAGCACAGTGCGTTCTATTGGCTCAACGGCCAACCGGTACGTGCTCCGGATGCACCGAAGTTCGGCATGGTGCGGGTACAGGATCACAATGGCCGCTTCATCGGTATCGGTGAAGTGAGCGAAGACGGGCGCATTGCGCCGCGTCGACTGATTCGGTCGGAATGA
- the rpsO gene encoding 30S ribosomal protein S15 — protein MALDVQEKAQIVADYQQAVGDTGSPEVQVALLTHNINKLQGHFKANGKDHHSRRGLIRMVNQRRKLLDYLKGKDVSRYSALIARLGLRR, from the coding sequence ATGGCTCTCGACGTTCAAGAAAAAGCTCAAATCGTAGCTGACTACCAGCAAGCTGTTGGTGACACCGGTTCGCCAGAAGTGCAAGTTGCACTGCTGACCCACAACATCAACAAACTGCAAGGTCACTTCAAGGCCAACGGTAAGGATCACCACTCCCGTCGTGGTCTGATCCGCATGGTAAACCAGCGTCGTAAGCTGCTGGACTACCTGAAAGGCAAGGACGTGAGCCGTTACAGCGCTCTGATCGCTCGCCTGGGTCTGCGTCGCTAA
- the nusA gene encoding transcription termination factor NusA, whose protein sequence is MSKEVLLVVESVSNEKGVPANVIFEALELALATATKKRFEDEVDLRVEINRHTGAYETFRRWTVVEEADLDDPAIETWPSKVAETHPGAKVGDVVEEKIESIEFGRIAAQTAKQVIVQKVREAERAQVVDAYRERLGEIISGTVKKVTRDNVIVDLGNNAEALLAREDIISRETFRVGVRLRALLKEIRTENRGPQLILSRTAPEMLIELFRIEVPEIAEGLIEVMAASRDPGSRAKIAVRSKDKRIDPQGACIGMRGSRVQAVSGELGGERVDIVLWDDNPAQFVINAMSPAEVAAIIVDEDAHAMDIAVGADNLAQAIGRGGQNVRLASQLTGWTLNVMTESDIQAKQQAETGDILRNFIEELEVDEELAQVLVDEGFTSLEEIAYVPVEEMLNIDGFDEDIVNELRARAKDRLLTKAIATEEKLADAHPAEDLLSLEGMDKDLAMELAVRGVITREDLAEQSIDDLLDIDGIDDDRAGKLIMAARAHWFE, encoded by the coding sequence ATGAGCAAAGAAGTACTGCTGGTTGTTGAGTCGGTATCCAATGAAAAGGGCGTACCGGCTAACGTTATTTTTGAAGCGCTGGAGCTGGCTCTGGCCACTGCTACCAAGAAGCGGTTTGAAGACGAAGTTGATTTGCGTGTGGAAATCAATCGCCACACCGGAGCCTATGAGACTTTCCGTCGCTGGACGGTCGTCGAAGAGGCCGACCTGGACGATCCGGCTATCGAAACCTGGCCAAGCAAGGTTGCAGAAACGCACCCTGGCGCCAAAGTAGGTGATGTAGTCGAGGAAAAGATCGAATCCATCGAGTTCGGTCGTATTGCTGCGCAGACCGCCAAGCAGGTCATTGTGCAGAAAGTTCGCGAAGCCGAGCGTGCGCAAGTCGTCGATGCTTATCGCGAGCGCCTGGGGGAAATCATCTCCGGCACCGTGAAAAAAGTCACCCGCGACAACGTGATCGTCGACCTGGGCAACAACGCCGAAGCGTTGCTGGCTCGTGAAGACATCATTTCTCGCGAAACTTTCCGGGTTGGCGTGCGACTGCGTGCGCTGCTCAAGGAAATCCGCACCGAGAACCGGGGCCCGCAGTTGATCCTGTCGCGTACCGCGCCGGAAATGCTGATCGAGTTGTTCCGCATCGAAGTGCCGGAAATTGCTGAAGGCCTGATCGAAGTAATGGCCGCCTCCCGTGATCCGGGTTCGCGTGCCAAGATCGCGGTCCGCTCCAAGGACAAGCGTATCGACCCGCAAGGTGCCTGTATTGGCATGCGTGGTTCGCGTGTCCAGGCCGTATCCGGCGAGTTGGGCGGTGAGCGTGTGGATATCGTCTTGTGGGACGACAACCCGGCTCAGTTCGTGATCAACGCCATGTCGCCAGCTGAAGTGGCGGCAATTATCGTCGACGAAGATGCCCATGCCATGGACATCGCCGTTGGCGCAGACAATCTCGCTCAGGCCATCGGTCGCGGTGGTCAGAACGTGCGTCTGGCTAGCCAATTGACTGGCTGGACCCTGAACGTGATGACCGAATCGGACATCCAGGCTAAGCAGCAAGCTGAAACCGGCGATATCCTGCGCAACTTCATCGAAGAGCTTGAGGTCGATGAAGAGCTGGCACAGGTGCTGGTAGATGAAGGCTTTACCAGCCTGGAAGAGATTGCCTACGTACCGGTGGAGGAAATGCTCAACATCGACGGCTTTGACGAGGACATCGTCAACGAGCTTCGCGCTCGGGCCAAGGATCGTTTGTTGACCAAAGCCATCGCTACTGAGGAAAAGCTGGCAGACGCCCATCCGGCCGAAGACCTGCTCTCGCTTGAGGGCATGGACAAGGATCTGGCGATGGAACTGGCGGTGCGCGGCGTAATTACCCGCGAAGACCTGGCCGAGCAGTCTATTGACGATCTGCTCGACATCGACGGCATTGACGATGATCGTGCCGGCAAGTTGATCATGGCCGCCCGAGCCCACTGGTTCGAGTAA